A window of Rhodobacteraceae bacterium LMO-JJ12 contains these coding sequences:
- a CDS encoding patatin-like phospholipase family protein gives MKRDRKIGVALGSGGARGWCHIGVLSELETLGVRPSVVAGCSMGAIVGAAWAGGVLDRLEDWALSLTRQRYLTYVDVGFGSGGVIRGRAIGEILASIGLPEQIEDLNTPFVAVATDMATGREIWLKEGSLADAVRASISIPGVLEPYFLNGRWLLDGGLINPVPTSASRALGADVTIAVNPNGRPDGHIWHPPSPAESLWSKLGSPELMQQLPESLRGLMPGRTVKPVAPTAPAYLDVMSAAIDIMTDFVLKHRQASDPPHVILEADLMESVLVLELYRAKEAIAEGHRMVRERASEICALVEADDPHDFTA, from the coding sequence ATGAAACGCGACAGGAAGATCGGCGTGGCACTTGGGTCGGGTGGTGCGCGCGGATGGTGTCATATTGGCGTGCTGTCCGAATTGGAAACGCTGGGCGTGCGCCCGTCCGTGGTGGCCGGGTGTTCGATGGGCGCGATTGTCGGGGCGGCCTGGGCAGGTGGGGTGCTGGACAGGCTGGAAGATTGGGCGTTGTCGCTGACCCGGCAGCGGTATCTGACCTATGTCGATGTGGGCTTTGGCAGCGGCGGCGTGATCAGGGGGCGGGCCATTGGCGAGATTTTGGCCAGCATCGGGTTACCCGAGCAGATTGAAGATCTGAATACGCCGTTTGTCGCGGTGGCGACGGATATGGCAACGGGGCGCGAAATCTGGCTGAAGGAGGGGTCGTTGGCGGATGCCGTGCGGGCTTCGATTTCGATACCGGGGGTTTTGGAGCCGTATTTCCTGAACGGGAGGTGGCTTCTTGATGGGGGGCTGATTAACCCGGTTCCGACATCGGCCAGCCGCGCCCTTGGGGCGGATGTGACAATTGCTGTCAATCCCAACGGGCGACCTGACGGGCATATCTGGCATCCGCCCAGTCCGGCAGAGAGTCTGTGGAGCAAGCTGGGATCGCCCGAATTGATGCAGCAATTGCCCGAATCCTTGAGGGGGCTGATGCCTGGCAGAACGGTGAAGCCGGTGGCACCGACCGCGCCCGCTTATCTGGATGTGATGTCGGCCGCGATTGATATCATGACCGATTTCGTGCTCAAGCACCGGCAGGCAAGCGACCCGCCGCATGTCATTCTGGAGGCGGATTTGATGGAGTCGGTTTTGGTGTTGGAACTTTACCGCGCCAAGGAGGCCATCGCGGAGGGGCACCGGATGGTGCGCGAACGCGCCAGCGAAATTTGTGCGCTGGTGGAGGCGGATGATCCGCACGACTTTACAGCCTGA